One segment of Dermochelys coriacea isolate rDerCor1 chromosome 27, rDerCor1.pri.v4, whole genome shotgun sequence DNA contains the following:
- the ORMDL3 gene encoding ORM1-like protein 3 isoform X1 produces MAPNPTSDNLLLSSIQDCLSDTRASMNVGTAHSEVNPNTRVMNSRGIWLSYVLGIGLLHVVLLSIPFFSVPVVWTLTNIIHNMSMYIFLHTVKGTPFETPDQGKARLLTHWEQMDYGVQFTASRKFLTITPIVLYFLTSFYTKYDRIHFIINTISLMSVLIPKLPQLHGVRIFGINKY; encoded by the exons ATGGCACCAAATCCAACCTCTGACAATCTTCTCCTTTCCAGTA TTCAGGACTGCCTATCTGACACACGAGCCAGCATGAACGTGGGGACGGCTCACAGCGAGGTGAACCCCAACACCCGTGTCATGAACAGCCGGGGCATCTGGCTCTCTTATGTGCTGGGGATTGGCCTGCTGCATGTGGTCCTCCTCAGCATCCCCTTCTTCAGTGTTCCTGTGGTTTGGACTCTCACCAACATCATCCACAACATG AGTATGTACATCTTCCTGCACACGGTGAAAGGAACGCCCTTTGAGACTCCAGACCAGGGGAAAGCCCGGTTGCTCACGCACTGGGAGCAGATGGACTATGGGGTGCAGTTCACGGCATCGCGCAAGTTCCTGACCATCACGCCCATCGTGTT gTATTTCCTCACCAGTTTCTACACAAAATATGACCGGATACACTTCATAATCAACACCATCTCCCTGATGAGCGTCTTGATCCCCAAGCTGCCCCAGCTCCATGGAGTCCGGATCTTTGGGATCAACAAGTACTGA
- the ORMDL3 gene encoding ORM1-like protein 3 isoform X2 yields MNVGTAHSEVNPNTRVMNSRGIWLSYVLGIGLLHVVLLSIPFFSVPVVWTLTNIIHNMSMYIFLHTVKGTPFETPDQGKARLLTHWEQMDYGVQFTASRKFLTITPIVLYFLTSFYTKYDRIHFIINTISLMSVLIPKLPQLHGVRIFGINKY; encoded by the exons ATGAACGTGGGGACGGCTCACAGCGAGGTGAACCCCAACACCCGTGTCATGAACAGCCGGGGCATCTGGCTCTCTTATGTGCTGGGGATTGGCCTGCTGCATGTGGTCCTCCTCAGCATCCCCTTCTTCAGTGTTCCTGTGGTTTGGACTCTCACCAACATCATCCACAACATG AGTATGTACATCTTCCTGCACACGGTGAAAGGAACGCCCTTTGAGACTCCAGACCAGGGGAAAGCCCGGTTGCTCACGCACTGGGAGCAGATGGACTATGGGGTGCAGTTCACGGCATCGCGCAAGTTCCTGACCATCACGCCCATCGTGTT gTATTTCCTCACCAGTTTCTACACAAAATATGACCGGATACACTTCATAATCAACACCATCTCCCTGATGAGCGTCTTGATCCCCAAGCTGCCCCAGCTCCATGGAGTCCGGATCTTTGGGATCAACAAGTACTGA